One genomic segment of Rubripirellula amarantea includes these proteins:
- a CDS encoding DUF6653 family protein, translated as MSKLGRATERVMGMDDAVWERHANPWSGWTRVAISPMLGLAIWSRVWIGWWSLIPIATIVAWIWINPRIFPRPKSLDNWMSRGVLGERIWLADEPGTVANHHHRIIRVLTTLASLGAVVFIAGLVWLNLAATLSGLAITMLGKLWFIDRMVWVWWENQSDSSTE; from the coding sequence ATGAGCAAACTCGGCCGAGCGACCGAACGCGTGATGGGGATGGACGACGCTGTCTGGGAACGTCATGCCAACCCGTGGAGCGGATGGACTCGCGTTGCCATCTCGCCGATGCTTGGACTGGCGATTTGGAGTCGTGTTTGGATCGGTTGGTGGTCGCTCATCCCGATCGCGACGATCGTTGCGTGGATTTGGATCAACCCGAGAATCTTCCCGAGACCAAAGTCACTCGACAATTGGATGTCACGCGGCGTCCTCGGCGAACGCATCTGGCTCGCGGACGAACCGGGCACCGTCGCCAACCACCATCATCGGATCATCCGAGTGCTCACCACGCTGGCAAGTCTGGGAGCGGTCGTTTTCATCGCCGGACTGGTCTGGCTGAACCTCGCAGCGACACTCAGCGGACTGGCAATCACGATGCTCGGCAAGCTTTGGTTCATCGACCGGATGGTTTGGGTTTGGTGGGAAAACCAATCAGATTCCTCGACCGAGTGA
- a CDS encoding TIGR03643 family protein — MTESKDNELTRGEIDRIIMMAWEDRTSFDAIRTQFGLTPGDVIKLMRSEMTANSFKMWRKRTHGRTTKHEAKFAETDAGDEPRRFRAKSQRG, encoded by the coding sequence ATGACCGAATCGAAAGACAACGAACTGACTCGAGGCGAGATCGACCGCATCATCATGATGGCGTGGGAGGATCGCACGAGCTTCGACGCGATCCGCACGCAGTTCGGTCTAACGCCCGGCGACGTGATCAAGCTGATGCGATCCGAGATGACCGCGAACTCGTTCAAAATGTGGCGAAAGAGAACGCACGGTCGAACCACCAAGCACGAAGCGAAGTTCGCCGAGACCGACGCCGGCGACGAGCCGCGTCGCTTCCGAGCCAAGTCGCAGCGCGGCTAA
- a CDS encoding recombinase family protein gives MNSKADQATSKPIRCAIYTRKSTEEGLDQEFNSLDAQREAGEAFIASQAAEGWVCVNTKYDDGGFTGGNLERPAYRRLITDIEAGKIDCVVVYKVDRLSRSLMDFTRIMETLDKHSVSFVSVTQQFNTTHSMGRLTLNILLSFAQFEREIIGERIRDKIAATRKKGQWCGGFPILGYDIDRSGPTLKLVIDADEARKVREIFDLYLELGSLSPVVQAIATKGWKTKSWRTRKGKLRGGRDFSRSAVHALLTNPLYIGKVTHKENVYDGQHEAIVDSEIFEQVKERLKANCMPEARQLVNKHAALLRGMIVCPLCDRPMQHSMTRNRSQFYRYYICRSRPNESGDDCEMGSMSAPMIEAAVVDEIRAVVADETLRRTVHEHIERSLAKDKATLQTTVTQIREQRNRDLAEMTRINQRETFERFADDRLSDLSDRTDLATIQLPVAMHQLSTWNDRRISRDELNAILSDFDRVWKMLTPKECVEVIGLLVDRVVYDPDQGELTITHRLSDAAANSETLGEVAV, from the coding sequence ATGAATTCCAAAGCTGACCAAGCTACTTCAAAGCCGATTCGATGTGCGATCTACACTCGCAAATCCACCGAGGAAGGACTCGATCAAGAATTCAATTCGCTGGACGCTCAACGCGAAGCCGGGGAGGCGTTCATCGCCAGCCAAGCCGCCGAAGGTTGGGTTTGCGTGAATACCAAATACGACGACGGTGGTTTCACCGGTGGCAATCTTGAGCGACCGGCCTACCGTCGATTGATCACGGACATCGAGGCCGGCAAGATTGATTGTGTCGTTGTTTACAAAGTCGACCGCCTGAGTCGATCGTTGATGGATTTCACAAGAATCATGGAAACGCTCGACAAGCACAGCGTGTCGTTCGTTTCGGTGACGCAGCAATTCAACACCACACATTCGATGGGTCGCTTGACGCTCAACATCCTGTTGTCGTTCGCACAGTTTGAACGAGAGATCATCGGCGAACGCATCCGCGATAAGATCGCCGCGACCCGGAAGAAGGGCCAATGGTGTGGCGGCTTTCCGATTCTGGGGTACGACATCGACCGCAGCGGTCCGACGCTTAAGCTTGTGATCGACGCGGACGAGGCTCGAAAGGTGCGTGAGATTTTCGATCTGTATTTGGAGCTTGGATCACTCAGTCCCGTCGTCCAAGCGATAGCGACCAAGGGCTGGAAAACAAAGTCTTGGCGAACTCGCAAAGGCAAGCTTCGCGGCGGTCGTGATTTCAGCAGGAGTGCCGTTCATGCGTTGCTGACCAACCCACTGTACATCGGCAAAGTCACCCACAAGGAGAACGTTTACGATGGTCAGCACGAAGCGATTGTCGATTCCGAGATCTTTGAACAGGTGAAGGAAAGGCTCAAGGCGAACTGCATGCCGGAGGCTCGTCAATTGGTCAACAAACATGCGGCGCTGTTACGCGGAATGATCGTTTGTCCGCTATGCGATCGTCCCATGCAGCATTCGATGACGCGAAACCGAAGCCAATTCTACCGTTACTACATCTGTCGATCACGACCGAACGAATCAGGGGACGACTGCGAAATGGGCTCCATGTCGGCACCGATGATCGAAGCCGCAGTCGTGGACGAAATCCGAGCCGTCGTTGCCGACGAGACTCTACGACGCACAGTTCATGAACACATCGAGCGGTCGTTGGCGAAGGACAAAGCCACCCTCCAAACGACTGTCACGCAGATCCGCGAGCAGAGGAATCGCGACCTCGCGGAGATGACTCGGATCAATCAACGCGAGACGTTTGAACGGTTCGCAGACGACCGACTGAGCGACTTGAGCGATCGCACCGACTTGGCGACGATTCAGCTTCCCGTGGCGATGCATCAATTGTCAACGTGGAATGACCGTCGGATCTCACGCGACGAACTGAACGCGATTCTGTCCGACTTTGACCGCGTTTGGAAAATGCTCACGCCGAAGGAATGTGTTGAAGTGATCGGTCTACTGGTCGATCGCGTCGTTTACGATCCCGACCAAGGCGAGTTAACAATCACGCATCGTTTGTCGGATGCCGCTGCGAATTCCGAAACGCTGGGCGAGGTCGCCGTATGA
- a CDS encoding DUF2924 domain-containing protein — MNPEARQKFDAIKDTRISQVAALYEELFDERCQSRNRQFLLRRIAWKLQARTEGGLSKKARLRAKAIASTAPIRTTSSDVNSGADLHQRSANSSVDRCDSTPGSLIEGAFQGRPFRVMVMDDGFEFESTRYVRLSDVAMQICGDREQAESFFANWKAS, encoded by the coding sequence ATGAATCCTGAAGCGCGGCAGAAGTTCGATGCGATTAAAGACACGCGGATCAGCCAAGTTGCGGCTCTCTATGAAGAGCTGTTCGACGAACGCTGTCAAAGTCGGAATCGGCAGTTCCTATTGCGACGGATCGCGTGGAAGTTGCAAGCCCGAACGGAGGGCGGCTTGAGCAAGAAGGCTCGTTTGCGTGCCAAGGCGATCGCGAGCACTGCACCGATCCGAACCACTTCGTCTGACGTCAACTCCGGTGCGGATCTTCATCAACGTTCTGCGAATTCATCCGTCGATCGGTGCGATTCAACACCTGGTAGCTTGATCGAAGGAGCGTTTCAGGGACGACCCTTTCGCGTGATGGTGATGGACGACGGGTTCGAGTTTGAAAGCACTCGGTATGTTCGGCTGTCCGATGTCGCGATGCAAATTTGCGGTGACCGCGAACAGGCCGAATCGTTCTTCGCGAATTGGAAGGCATCATGA
- a CDS encoding HD domain-containing protein, which produces MDESVTQQLVKQTEAVVRERMSGQAAGHGMDHVLRVLASARAIQSEVGGDLQIVELSALLHDVGDAKFHDGVERSAEFAREILSSIGAGDDLIEHVAHIVDNISFRKGDSAKPLSLEGQVVQDADRLDALGAIGIVRTIEYGAAFDQPFYRPDAVDAKTGVGHFHEKLFKLKSLMNTDAGRRMAGDREAFMRTFLDQFMRENGR; this is translated from the coding sequence ATGGATGAATCAGTGACGCAGCAACTTGTCAAACAAACCGAGGCGGTCGTTCGTGAGCGGATGTCGGGCCAAGCCGCGGGGCATGGGATGGACCATGTGCTGCGAGTGTTGGCGTCGGCTCGGGCGATTCAATCCGAAGTCGGCGGCGATTTGCAGATCGTGGAACTCTCGGCTTTGCTGCACGATGTGGGCGACGCAAAATTCCATGACGGTGTGGAACGGAGCGCCGAGTTCGCTCGTGAGATACTGAGCAGCATCGGTGCCGGCGATGATTTGATCGAGCATGTCGCTCACATCGTCGACAATATCTCGTTCCGCAAAGGGGACTCCGCCAAACCGCTGTCGCTGGAGGGCCAAGTCGTGCAAGACGCGGATCGGCTCGATGCACTCGGAGCGATCGGGATCGTGCGGACGATCGAGTACGGTGCAGCTTTTGATCAGCCGTTCTATCGACCTGACGCTGTCGATGCGAAGACAGGTGTTGGGCACTTCCACGAAAAGCTGTTCAAGCTGAAGTCGTTGATGAACACCGACGCGGGACGACGAATGGCGGGAGACCGCGAAGCGTTCATGCGAACGTTTTTGGATCAGTTCATGCGTGAGAACGGCCGTTAA
- a CDS encoding DNA alkylation repair protein produces MTARQVLATLRGVAREDKAAFLPGFFQAVPGGYGEGDQFLGCVVPDQRKVARQFRDLSRDELVKLFASPWHECRLTGMFVLVGQYEAAAKPKNPHCEFECREIVEFYLANLDAVNNWDIVDSTAPKILGAWLVEKDDERDVLDRLAASDVLWERRVAVLATFSLIKNDEFEEIIELSERLMDDGHDLMNKAIGWMLREMGKRDQARLEKFLKKYAKTMPRTMLRYSIEKLSREDRTKWMNQ; encoded by the coding sequence ATGACGGCAAGGCAGGTGCTTGCGACGCTTCGCGGCGTGGCTCGCGAAGACAAGGCAGCGTTCTTGCCGGGTTTCTTTCAGGCGGTTCCAGGTGGGTACGGCGAGGGCGATCAATTTCTCGGTTGTGTCGTGCCCGACCAGCGGAAGGTGGCTCGGCAGTTTCGTGATTTGTCGCGTGATGAGTTGGTGAAACTGTTCGCTTCGCCTTGGCATGAGTGTCGGCTGACTGGGATGTTTGTTCTGGTCGGTCAGTATGAGGCCGCCGCGAAGCCGAAGAACCCTCATTGCGAATTTGAATGCCGCGAGATTGTGGAGTTCTACCTGGCGAATCTGGATGCGGTGAACAATTGGGACATTGTGGATTCGACGGCTCCAAAGATTCTTGGGGCTTGGTTGGTTGAAAAAGACGATGAGCGTGACGTGCTCGATCGGCTGGCCGCGAGCGATGTGTTGTGGGAGCGACGCGTGGCGGTTTTGGCGACTTTCTCCCTGATCAAGAACGACGAGTTCGAGGAGATCATCGAGCTTTCCGAGCGATTGATGGACGACGGGCACGACCTGATGAACAAGGCGATCGGATGGATGCTTCGTGAAATGGGAAAGCGCGATCAGGCTCGCTTGGAGAAGTTCTTGAAGAAATATGCCAAAACGATGCCGCGAACCATGCTTCGCTATTCGATTGAAAAGTTGTCGAGGGAAGACCGAACGAAATGGATGAATCAGTGA
- a CDS encoding radical SAM protein — protein MDRRLPLPALEYHIAHGCNLSCQQCSHYSNFHVAGKLPTVEDAEADYAKWSHRLKPRRFALLGGEPLLNPQIIEHIKLARKHWSDSNLMLVTNGFFLHRFPKLPAVLVDTNCRLEVSQHGTHDDYVKRFREVKRLVWKWREEHPGIQIKIRQSHRGWMRQYNVEDGKPMPFDSNPDAAFKVCMQKTCTQLYRGMLWKCPALAYFAQLKAKLDLHDLPQWQLFRDYKAIAATDTDDELRTFIKTKAIPQCGLCPSNRTAFVHPNPLQRTAE, from the coding sequence ATGGATCGACGCTTGCCGCTGCCGGCTCTTGAGTATCACATCGCCCACGGTTGCAACCTGTCGTGCCAACAATGCAGCCACTATTCGAACTTCCACGTCGCCGGCAAGTTGCCGACCGTGGAAGACGCCGAGGCCGATTACGCGAAGTGGTCACATCGCCTGAAGCCACGACGGTTCGCGTTGCTCGGCGGCGAACCGCTGCTGAACCCGCAAATCATCGAGCACATCAAGCTGGCGCGGAAGCACTGGTCCGACAGCAACCTAATGCTGGTCACCAACGGATTCTTTCTTCATCGCTTCCCAAAGTTGCCAGCGGTTCTAGTCGACACCAACTGCCGGCTCGAAGTCAGCCAACACGGAACGCACGACGACTACGTCAAACGATTCCGCGAGGTGAAGCGACTCGTCTGGAAATGGCGAGAAGAGCATCCCGGCATTCAGATCAAGATCCGCCAATCACATCGCGGTTGGATGCGGCAATACAACGTCGAAGACGGCAAACCGATGCCGTTCGATTCCAATCCGGATGCCGCGTTCAAGGTCTGCATGCAGAAGACTTGCACGCAACTTTATCGCGGCATGTTGTGGAAGTGCCCCGCACTGGCGTACTTCGCTCAACTCAAAGCCAAGCTTGACCTGCACGATCTCCCACAGTGGCAACTCTTCCGCGACTACAAAGCGATTGCCGCGACCGACACCGACGATGAACTTCGCACGTTCATCAAAACCAAAGCCATCCCGCAGTGCGGACTCTGCCCGAGCAACCGCACCGCCTTCGTCCACCCCAACCCGCTGCAAAGGACTGCCGAATAA
- a CDS encoding YdeI/OmpD-associated family protein, with translation MPTPDPKKTKSFTSPEKLGRWLEKNHEAEDELWVQVFKKKTGEPSVTWAEIVFETLCWGWIDGMKKSVDDKTYLQRITPRKKRSSWSKRNCEHAEQLIREGRMREAGLEQVKLAKADGRWENAYAPASESEVPSDFVSAVNRKPKAKRFFESLNKSSRYAITYGLTTAKKPETRQRRFEKFMEMLLREEEPGFGFKKKTKKD, from the coding sequence ATGCCCACGCCTGACCCGAAGAAAACCAAGAGCTTCACAAGTCCAGAGAAACTCGGGCGATGGTTGGAAAAGAACCATGAAGCCGAAGACGAACTTTGGGTGCAGGTGTTCAAGAAGAAAACAGGTGAACCAAGTGTGACATGGGCGGAGATCGTTTTTGAAACTTTGTGCTGGGGTTGGATCGACGGAATGAAAAAGTCCGTCGATGACAAGACTTACTTGCAGCGGATCACTCCGCGAAAGAAGCGAAGCAGTTGGTCAAAGCGGAATTGTGAACATGCTGAGCAATTGATCCGTGAAGGACGGATGCGGGAAGCGGGACTTGAGCAAGTTAAGCTGGCAAAGGCGGACGGCCGTTGGGAGAACGCTTACGCTCCGGCAAGCGAGTCTGAAGTGCCCTCGGATTTTGTTTCTGCCGTCAACCGAAAGCCGAAAGCAAAACGATTCTTCGAATCGCTCAATAAGTCAAGTCGATATGCAATCACCTACGGACTGACGACCGCCAAAAAGCCAGAAACGAGGCAGCGGCGGTTTGAAAAGTTCATGGAGATGCTTCTGCGAGAGGAAGAACCCGGCTTCGGATTCAAGAAGAAGACTAAAAAGGACTAA
- a CDS encoding glycosyltransferase family protein → MNTPTKVIAMLDLAPRKATNNVRASYESAAERWGAELVWIEHNLHPVHPFWQKMFVCKHVRRMFGDAHVLQLDNDMLIRSDCPSPFDLVGPKQFGLVAERQCALNRIDDGGWQRRAHEIWATRCGLQPAFTWLHPNGGLYLYETAMYEPMFDRIIRHLIPTWGASDQATDESLIINQLFNDHAGYINFLPGDFNVSVQQNPDWAANPVMQSYIYHFIGKSKPYMKTCRWRRFDPPELPFPGDAKAKTLIREWVKQPPAQYDIGPVFTPRHAANLLAVYSDLVVTGDWSHEPHRIEQRMISHAETASSHLVLTRFLLRLGVNARRFKLRVGRQTEAAGV, encoded by the coding sequence ATGAATACGCCAACCAAAGTCATCGCAATGTTGGACCTAGCTCCACGCAAAGCGACGAACAACGTCCGGGCGAGCTACGAGTCCGCGGCGGAACGCTGGGGAGCGGAACTGGTGTGGATCGAGCATAACCTGCATCCGGTCCACCCGTTCTGGCAGAAGATGTTTGTCTGCAAACATGTGAGGCGTATGTTTGGCGATGCCCATGTTTTGCAACTCGATAACGACATGCTGATCCGGTCGGATTGCCCGTCACCGTTCGACTTGGTCGGACCCAAGCAATTTGGCTTGGTTGCCGAGCGACAATGTGCTCTCAACCGCATCGACGATGGTGGTTGGCAACGTCGCGCCCACGAGATCTGGGCGACACGTTGTGGTCTGCAGCCCGCGTTCACTTGGCTGCATCCCAACGGCGGTTTGTACCTGTACGAAACCGCGATGTACGAACCAATGTTTGACCGCATCATCCGGCACTTGATTCCAACGTGGGGAGCCAGCGATCAAGCGACCGACGAATCATTAATCATCAACCAGTTATTCAACGATCACGCCGGCTATATCAACTTCCTGCCGGGCGACTTCAACGTCAGCGTCCAGCAGAATCCAGACTGGGCCGCCAATCCGGTGATGCAGTCGTACATCTACCACTTCATCGGCAAGAGCAAGCCGTACATGAAGACGTGCCGATGGCGACGATTCGATCCGCCCGAGTTACCGTTCCCCGGCGATGCCAAAGCCAAAACTCTGATCCGCGAGTGGGTCAAGCAACCACCGGCCCAGTACGACATCGGCCCGGTGTTCACTCCGCGACACGCGGCGAACTTACTGGCGGTCTATTCAGACCTGGTCGTGACCGGCGATTGGTCGCACGAACCGCATCGCATCGAACAACGGATGATCAGTCACGCCGAGACCGCGTCTTCGCATCTCGTTCTCACGCGGTTCCTGCTTCGCCTTGGCGTGAACGCAAGACGATTCAAGCTGCGAGTCGGTCGACAAACTGAAGCTGCTGGCGTCTGA
- a CDS encoding glycosyltransferase family 2 protein, which translates to MRNDVTFCIKTIHRPQCCAALIRSIHQHYGDDRPRIHVIDDGRPELRFSTNCPDEAALVDRLIETDYDIGLSAGRNQLLDAGDTPIVVFTDDDHLVTAETRLPALVSKLNRHHDIDLLAALSNQQERPKMMSVANKTLRIPHGNYKRRGSIRWCHYVGNCFVAYRDILQAIRWDESLKVEEHWDFFWRCKLAGVNVTCDIEHSFKHEHVDPPGYVRRRPEFLKASLRKHGLERVVWK; encoded by the coding sequence ATGCGAAATGATGTCACCTTTTGCATCAAGACGATCCATCGCCCGCAATGTTGTGCGGCACTCATTCGCAGCATCCACCAACACTATGGCGATGACCGACCGCGAATCCATGTGATTGATGACGGCCGGCCCGAGTTGCGATTCTCGACGAATTGCCCCGATGAAGCGGCGTTGGTCGATCGGCTGATCGAGACCGACTACGACATTGGCCTGTCGGCTGGCCGAAACCAATTGCTAGACGCCGGCGACACGCCGATCGTAGTGTTTACCGATGACGATCATTTGGTGACGGCGGAGACACGACTGCCGGCATTGGTCAGCAAGCTGAATCGCCATCATGACATCGACTTGCTGGCGGCTCTGAGCAACCAACAAGAACGTCCCAAGATGATGAGCGTCGCGAACAAGACGCTTCGCATCCCGCACGGCAACTACAAGCGTCGCGGTTCGATTCGTTGGTGCCACTACGTCGGAAATTGCTTCGTTGCCTACCGCGACATCCTGCAAGCGATCCGCTGGGACGAATCGCTAAAGGTCGAAGAGCACTGGGACTTCTTTTGGCGTTGCAAACTCGCCGGGGTCAATGTCACGTGTGACATCGAACATTCATTCAAGCATGAACACGTCGACCCACCGGGCTACGTTCGCCGGCGTCCCGAGTTCCTCAAAGCCAGCCTTCGCAAACACGGATTGGAAAGAGTCGTATGGAAATGA
- a CDS encoding glycosyltransferase family 2 protein, with amino-acid sequence MIKIPDITFCIKTIHRPWSCHRLVESLSKHISYPKIIVVDDGRPVRRFLSKYPETASQCTVIHPEQTDVGVGIGRNIAVDAVKTDYMFLLDDDHVITENLNLDRLCDRFDKNDIDILGVRQGSGGRPTMLSKLMNGQRIWIHRGETRRNGYVAWCDMSSNAFLARTKTIRALRWDEAIKTFEHWEFFYRAKLAELKVAVAGDCFVKHAHVESEDYRRLRKRAKYRSMGLRKHGFHSMRFPGGGVVRA; translated from the coding sequence ATGATCAAAATCCCCGACATCACGTTTTGCATCAAGACGATCCATCGTCCCTGGTCCTGTCATCGGCTAGTTGAATCGCTTAGCAAACACATCAGCTATCCAAAGATCATCGTGGTCGACGACGGGCGGCCAGTACGTCGGTTCCTATCGAAGTATCCCGAAACGGCGTCGCAATGTACCGTGATTCATCCCGAGCAAACCGATGTCGGCGTCGGGATTGGGCGGAACATCGCCGTCGATGCGGTTAAGACTGACTACATGTTCCTTCTCGATGATGATCATGTCATTACCGAGAACCTCAACCTCGATCGACTTTGCGATCGGTTTGACAAGAACGACATCGACATCCTCGGCGTTCGCCAAGGCTCCGGCGGCCGGCCGACGATGCTCTCCAAGCTGATGAACGGCCAACGGATTTGGATCCACCGTGGCGAGACTCGCCGCAACGGTTACGTCGCTTGGTGCGATATGTCATCGAACGCTTTCCTCGCTCGCACCAAGACCATCCGTGCGCTGCGATGGGACGAAGCGATCAAGACTTTTGAGCACTGGGAGTTCTTCTATCGAGCCAAGCTCGCGGAATTGAAAGTCGCGGTCGCCGGCGATTGCTTCGTCAAACACGCTCACGTCGAATCCGAAGACTACCGGCGGCTTCGCAAGCGAGCGAAGTACCGTTCGATGGGGCTTCGCAAACACGGTTTCCATTCGATGCGATTCCCCGGCGGAGGTGTTGTTCGTGCGTGA
- a CDS encoding glycosyltransferase family 25 protein, which translates to MRENKIVERCFLINLDRRDDRLKDWLGQLPEPWPFPQPERFAAIDGRRCATPPQWKAGNGAWGCYRSHCLILEKCLLEGIDSYVVFEDDAGFVEDFPEAVQAYVDELPADWGLAYLGGQHLYAGKHPPQRISDRVYRPYNVNRTHAFMVRGRENMKALYRHLHWNDWHTKHHIDHHLGRLTQRRYQALVQGKNVDKESIAVYTPDRWLVGQLPTKSNICGRKWEQTRFFNDARNADHSDAPFFAVLGPHRSGTSCVAMVMHHLGVHMGNQLSGYESTGGGEAVGLAQLCEKAMRFPAVDPVMSDEQLTQKLKSWIVTRKAEANRDKTVAGAKYPHLCRFVEHLHQGLSSSLRIVSVDRDIEASIRSLQSRSEKHRGQWFAATDEQCEQLQRSLLDHRNAFIAAHPDVPVFRIDFAELVTYPEEVIKNLIDFLGIEPTEEEIASAIDHVNPDLRKHG; encoded by the coding sequence GTGCGTGAAAACAAAATCGTGGAACGCTGCTTCCTGATCAATCTCGACCGCCGCGACGATCGCTTGAAAGATTGGCTCGGCCAACTCCCCGAGCCATGGCCGTTCCCGCAACCCGAACGGTTCGCCGCGATCGACGGCCGACGATGCGCGACGCCACCGCAATGGAAAGCCGGCAACGGAGCGTGGGGCTGCTACCGTTCGCATTGCTTGATCTTGGAAAAGTGTTTGCTCGAAGGCATCGACAGCTATGTCGTCTTTGAAGACGACGCGGGCTTCGTCGAAGACTTCCCCGAAGCCGTCCAAGCCTACGTCGACGAACTACCGGCCGATTGGGGACTGGCCTATCTCGGCGGGCAGCATCTCTATGCCGGCAAGCATCCGCCGCAACGAATCAGCGACCGCGTTTACCGACCTTACAACGTGAACCGCACCCATGCTTTCATGGTCCGCGGACGCGAGAACATGAAGGCGCTGTATCGGCACCTGCACTGGAACGATTGGCACACCAAGCACCACATCGACCACCACCTCGGACGCCTGACGCAACGTCGCTATCAGGCTTTGGTCCAAGGCAAAAACGTCGACAAGGAATCCATCGCTGTCTACACGCCGGATCGTTGGCTTGTCGGACAATTGCCAACGAAGTCCAACATCTGCGGACGCAAGTGGGAACAAACCCGCTTCTTCAACGACGCCCGCAACGCCGATCACAGTGACGCCCCATTCTTCGCAGTCCTCGGCCCTCACCGATCGGGCACGTCCTGTGTCGCGATGGTCATGCATCACCTCGGTGTTCACATGGGCAACCAACTTTCCGGCTACGAATCCACCGGTGGCGGGGAAGCGGTCGGCCTAGCCCAACTTTGCGAAAAGGCGATGCGTTTCCCGGCCGTCGATCCCGTCATGTCGGACGAACAGCTGACGCAGAAACTGAAATCCTGGATCGTCACCCGCAAAGCCGAAGCGAACCGCGACAAAACCGTCGCCGGAGCCAAGTACCCGCATCTCTGCCGCTTTGTTGAACACCTGCACCAGGGTCTCAGCAGTTCCCTCCGAATCGTCAGTGTCGATCGAGACATCGAAGCTTCGATTCGATCATTGCAATCGCGCAGCGAAAAACACCGAGGCCAATGGTTCGCCGCGACCGACGAGCAATGTGAACAACTCCAACGCAGCCTGCTCGATCACCGGAACGCTTTCATCGCCGCGCATCCGGACGTGCCAGTCTTCCGGATCGACTTCGCCGAACTGGTGACGTATCCCGAAGAAGTCATCAAGAACCTGATCGACTTCCTCGGCATTGAACCCACCGAAGAAGAGATCGCGTCTGCCATCGACCACGTCAATCCGGACCTACGCAAGCACGGATGA
- a CDS encoding DUF1697 domain-containing protein: MTTWIALFRGINVGGKNKMPMTKLKATLESAGLKDVRTYIQSGNVVFESSLKSKKSLATRILDPVESEFGFRPPLMLLTNAELKEAMRVSPFQVAETEGKTLHFFFMDEDPKSPDLASIAELAVESESHALVGSVFYLCAPAGIGRSKLAAAAERKLGVPATARNFNTVSELNKMADS, encoded by the coding sequence ATGACAACTTGGATCGCTCTCTTTCGTGGCATCAATGTCGGCGGCAAGAACAAGATGCCGATGACGAAGTTGAAAGCGACGCTGGAATCCGCCGGACTGAAAGATGTTCGCACCTACATCCAAAGCGGCAATGTTGTTTTTGAGTCTTCGCTGAAGTCGAAGAAATCGCTCGCGACGAGAATCCTTGATCCTGTTGAATCCGAGTTTGGTTTTCGCCCGCCGTTGATGCTTCTAACGAACGCCGAGCTGAAAGAAGCGATGCGAGTCAGCCCTTTCCAAGTTGCCGAGACCGAGGGGAAGACGCTGCACTTTTTCTTCATGGATGAAGATCCGAAGTCACCCGACTTGGCTTCGATTGCTGAGCTGGCGGTCGAATCGGAGTCACACGCTCTGGTGGGTTCTGTCTTCTACCTTTGCGCTCCCGCGGGTATTGGTCGATCGAAACTTGCCGCAGCTGCCGAGAGGAAGTTGGGTGTGCCGGCGACCGCGAGGAATTTCAACACCGTCAGCGAACTGAACAAGATGGCCGACAGCTAA